The genomic interval AGTACTACCACCATCTCTCCGCGAGCGAGGAGACCATCGTCGACCTCATCGACGACCTCGGACTGAGCGAGAACCTCAACTGGCCCATCGGGAAGAACGCCTACTACATGGATGGCACCGTCCACCCGCTCGATAAGCCCTGGGAGATTCTCGCCTACCCCCACCTCAGCGTCTACGACACGTTCCGCCTCGCGATGCTCACGCTCGAAATCGACGTGCGCGGCGGCGTTCCCTCGTTCGACACCTACGAGAACCTGGAGGACTTCGAGGACGTCCCAATCAAGGAGTTCCTGCTCGAACACACGACGCGCGGCGTGTACGAGAACTTCTTCGAACCGCTCCTGAACGCGAAGTTCGGGAGTCGGAAGGAGGACGTGTCCGCGGCGTGGCTGCTCGGCCGAATCAAGTTCCGGGGCGAGCGCGACCTCCTGCGCGGGGAGCCGCTCGGCTACCTCGACGGCGGGTTCGGACAGTTGCTCGACCGCCTCGTCGCCGATGTCGGCCGGGAGAACATCGCGACGAACGCGCGCGTCACCGAGGTCTCGTTCGCGGACGGCGCGGTCGAATCCCTCTCCGTCGAGACCGACGGCGGGACGGAGACGCACGACGTGGACGACGTGGTGGTCGCGGCGATGCCGAACGTGCTCGAAGCCCTCACCGGCTACGAGTGCGACATCGAGTTCCAGGGTACCGTCTGCTCCGTGATTTCGATGGACGAGTCCCTGACGGACACGTACTGGCTGAACATCGGGGACGACGCGCCGTTCGGCGCGCTCATCGAGCACACGAACTTCATCCCGCAGTCGAACTACGGCGGCGAACACCTCCTCTACGTCCCGAAGTACATCCAGAGCCCCGAGGAGGCGGTCTGGCAGATGGACGACGACGAGGTCGAAGAGTTGTGGCTCTCCGGCATCGAAGACCTGTTCCCGTCCTTCGACCGCGAGTCCGTGAACTGGATTCGCACGAGCCGGAACCCGCGCACTGCGCCGGTGTACGAGCGCGGCTACCTCGACATGGTCGTCCCCTACGACCTCGCGGACGAGGTGGCCGACGGCGTCTACTACGCGGGCATGGCGAGTCGCGCCCAGTACCCGGAGCGAAGCCTCAACGGCGGTATCGTCGCCGGCTACGAGTGCGCGGAGCGAATCGCGGAGTCGCGGTAGCCGGATAATCGGTGGACTTTTCCCGCTCGCTGACTAACTGGTCAGTCAATGAGCGAGACGAAGGAGGAGATACTGC from Salarchaeum japonicum carries:
- a CDS encoding NAD(P)/FAD-dependent oxidoreductase; amino-acid sequence: MIGIVGGGIAGLAAARRLQAHGEDVRVFEASDALGGLAATYDTAGDPIEKYYHHLSASEETIVDLIDDLGLSENLNWPIGKNAYYMDGTVHPLDKPWEILAYPHLSVYDTFRLAMLTLEIDVRGGVPSFDTYENLEDFEDVPIKEFLLEHTTRGVYENFFEPLLNAKFGSRKEDVSAAWLLGRIKFRGERDLLRGEPLGYLDGGFGQLLDRLVADVGRENIATNARVTEVSFADGAVESLSVETDGGTETHDVDDVVVAAMPNVLEALTGYECDIEFQGTVCSVISMDESLTDTYWLNIGDDAPFGALIEHTNFIPQSNYGGEHLLYVPKYIQSPEEAVWQMDDDEVEELWLSGIEDLFPSFDRESVNWIRTSRNPRTAPVYERGYLDMVVPYDLADEVADGVYYAGMASRAQYPERSLNGGIVAGYECAERIAESR